Below is a window of Desmonostoc muscorum LEGE 12446 DNA.
GCTACCCAAGAAGCTATCCGCCACATGGGCGAGGGTGGGCGAATCATCAACATCGGCAGCGTCAACAGTGACCTTATGCCCGTTGCTGGCGGCTCTGTCTATGCTTTGACCAAAGGTGCGATCGCTAGTTTCACGCGTGGTCTCGCCCGCGATCTCGGACCTCGCGGCATCACGGTCAACAACATCCAACCCGGCCCAGTGGACACAGATATGAACCCGGCGGACGGTCCCTTTGCCGACAGCATAAAAGGAATGATTGCCCTCCAACGCTACGGACACAGCGACGAGATTGCTGGGATGGTTTCCTATCTCGCCAGTGCCGAGGCAGGTTTCGTTACCGGCGCAAGCTTGAAGATTGACGGTGGTTTTACAGCCTAATGGGTGGGCATGGGGATGAGGGAGATGAGGGAGATAAGGGAGATGAGGGAGATAAGGGAGATGAGGGAGATGAGGGCAGAACTCCTAACTCCTAACTCCTAACTCAGCACTCCAAATGCCCAATGCCCAATGCCCATCATCCCTGAGTATTTTCAAACAAGACTAAGCCATACTTCTCGCCAGTGGGTAGAAAGCCAATTCCTCGATAAACTGCTTGTGCTGCTTGGTTGTCCTGGCTTGTAAATAGGATGGCACGTTTTACTCCGTGCGATCGCACTTCTAACAACGAGCCTGCTACAACACTTTTGGCGTAGCCTTTACCCCGCAGCGCTGGCGGTGTCCATACTCCACCAATTTGGACAATATCTGGCAAGCTGGCATTAAACGCAGAGTAGGAAACTGGAGTATTTTCTGCTAGCAATATCCAATGCATAGACGTAGCTTGACGCGCTTCAATTACCTGACGGCAAGCTGGTCGTAAATTCGGAGTTTCTGTTTGTCCTAAAGCTTCGATATTATAGGCAGCGCACCATTCACTCAGTAATTCCAATTCATCTGCATGTGGTAAACGACACTGCACTTCTTTTCCTGCTAAGGCTGGAGGTATTTGCAAGTCTGCTAGCGTTAGAGAAAATAATATCTCAGACTCATCAAGTTGAGTTAGTCGGTTGCTAAGTCCCAAAACGCTTTTTGTCGCTTCAACTTGTGCTGCTGGGCCACTAATTCCAGCAATGGGGTGTCCAGATTGAGTTACTGCCACTTGCACCACCTCTGCTAAATGTACAGGGGCTTGAACTATTACCATCCCATTCCAAAAGTGCGCTGCAACTGCCACGATAGCTTCATTTATGTAGGCAGCTATATAAGTTCCTTGAAATCTTGCACCCTGGTCAACCAGTCCCGCAGCTCGCCAATTAGAGCGCAAAAACATTGAAGTATCCGCATGTTCCGAGAGGAAAGCTTCCAGTAATGGCTCATCTCCAGGTTGTAGGACTTTCAAGGTAGGCACAAAAAACTCCTCAGTGGGCATCGGGCATTGGGCAAAAGAGTAGAGATCCTAACTCTATTCACAAGTATCAAAGACTCATTGATTGTCTATAGCAAAAAGTACCCTTGAGAGTACTATTCATGCCCAATAGTATATTCCATTTCATACCAATTCTAATTGTACAAAATGCAGGATTCATACCATTTCACTTTTAAGTTGATACAAATACCTTGGTAGGGTAGCACAGCTGTGCTACCCTACGGTAAATCTATATTTATCAAGATTTTCGTGAAATGGTATGACGCATGAGATATAAAGAAAGAGTTTCTAGCTCCTGCCTCAAAAACCGTAAATTTTTACTTTATGCAAAAGAAAAAAACTGCTGTATATTTTTCGAGGCTATAGAACTATTATTTGATTTTTGAAAAGATATGTAGTGGTGTGTCAAGACTAAAATATTGCATTAAAATTTTCTGAAAAATTAAAGTTTAAAAACATAATCAAATTTTTCTATTGCACTATTTTAGCCTTGACACGCCACTAGAAATACTTAATTATGTTCAAAAATAAAACCGGATTCCTCTAGTACAGTAAGGCAGGAAGAAGAAGGTGAAACACTCAAAAAATCAGTTTTTTGCTTCTCTTAAATGCTATATTTATTCCTGCCTTCTTGTACTAGTACACTACCTTTAGCTTATGGACTCTTCGTAAGCAGACTGAATTGTGGTCAGTAACTTTGGAATATCAAATGGTTTATGAAGAAAATAGGCGATACCTAAAGATGAGGCTAATTTCTCTAGCTCGGTGTATGACGAAATTAATACAACTGCCAATTTGATTCTATGCAATTGCAGGTGCTGATAAACTTCGGCTCCTGTTAGTTCTGGCATTTGATAATCTAAAATCAATAAGTTTGGTTGCGATTTCAACACCTTTTCTAATGCTTCTTTGCCATCTCTTGCTTGAGTTATTTCCCAGCCTTCATCCTCAAGTACAATAGTAAGACAAACTCGACTACTTTCTTCATCGTCTGCAATCAGTACTCTAGGTTTCGCTGAATTTTGATCTTTCATAACTACTTCCTTCCCAGTGGGAGGGTACATCAAACAAGCATTGTTGAGTAACTCTAATACAATCCGAGTTAGGATAGCTAGGTCAGCCCCTTCTGGAGCGAGACGCACTCGCGTTCGGGGAAGTCAAAAGTCACGCATTCAAAAATCAAAAGTAAGAACCCCATAAATAAATTTAGGGGCTTGTACCTTTTTCTTTCTGGTCAGTAACTAGAGGCGGTAACTCGGAAGGAATTTCATTCAATAAAATGAGGAAATTGGCTGTCTGACTAATGATGTGCTTTTTCTAGTAAAATTTAAAGTCCTCTTGTTCATTTCTGAACTCAGGTTAGGCATCTCTTGCCAGCAGTGGCGGCAGAACCAATAGGTTTCTTGTAAACGAATGTGACGAAGCATTTGGTTTGAACAGCAAGGGCAGTTTGTCATAAAATTGTTGTTTTATTAAAAAAGTTAAACACAAAAAAGTCATTCGCTTTTGGCTTCACTGCCAACACCTTTAATTTATAAACAGAAAATAAAGAACTGATAAAGAAATGAAAGTAGTTAACAAGTTTTAAAAAATCTCAACAAGCACTGAATTAGCATAGGCTAGCAAGAACCGCAGGCATCGCTCATTTCCTAAGAGGATGTTTGAAAAGTCATCTTATTGGTAGCAAAACGTTCTAGATCCCCCTAAATCCACGCCACTTGCTCATGGGGGAAACCCCCAAAACCGCAGTGGCTCCCCTTAAAAAGGGGGACTTTGATTCCGGTTCCCACCTTTTTAACGGGGGTTAGGGGGGATCAATAAGTGCAAAGATACAGCCAACCACTTTTCAAACAACCTCTAAGACAACGTGAGTTCGATGAACCTCTCCCCAACCCTTCTCCGTCTCGGCTATAAATCAATACGCTTGGGTTAAGGAAATTTATTTGTTAAAGCAGGCAGGGGAGGCAGGGGAGGCAGGGGAAGCAGGAGGAGAGAAAAAAGCTTAACTGAACTGTATTGGGCTATAAATGATGCATTTTTGTTTAATCCGTTAGTAAAGTAAAATCCCAACCCAGCAGTTGAGCAACTTGAGCAGGGAGGGTAACTGGATTAAAGGGTTTGAGGATTACACCTGCAACTTGATACTGTCGCAAAATTTGCGAATCGAGCCATCGCGCTTTAGCACTGAGCAGTACTACAGGAATAGCTTGAGTTTCTGGATTATTTCTTAGTTTATTCATAAACTCAAAACTAGCCATATCACGGATTGAGATATCTAATACAATCGCATCAGGATTATGGCGTACTGCATTCTGCAATCCTTCTAATGGAGAATCTGCTGTCACCACATCCCAACCAGCTAAATCCTTGAGGCAAAATTCTACTGTCTCACGTACATTGAGTTCATCATCAATGAGCAATATCGTTTTGCCGATTATATTTACCTCCCCTAGCATATTCATGTCATTTAATACACTTTTGCAGTGAGATAAATTATTTTTATCTCCAAACAAAAAATATAGATTACAAAAATAAAAAACTAATAAAGATATAGGCTTTGTTACAAATCTTAAAAATTAATCGTCCCACCCCAAAATTTTAGTAACTTCGTCGCAAATAGAGGTGGGTTCAAAGGGTTTGGTAATAATCCCGGCAATTCCCATCTGGGCGAAACGGGCACGATCGCTCCCTTGGACTTTCGCTGTTAACAAAATCACTGGAATCCTTTGGGTTACAGAATTTTCCTGAAGTTTTTCGTATACTGCAAAGCCGTCAATATCAGGCATAGACACATCAAGTAGAATCGCATCAATGGGTTTTGTCTGGGCGATTTTCAGTCCTTCTTCCCCTGATGCAGCTGTCAGGGTGTCCCATCCTCCCAAATCTTCTAAACAAGCTTGTACTAATTCGCGGATTCGTTCTTCATCATCCACAATTAATACTTGTCTGGTAATCATTGACCCACACTCCCTACTCCCTACTCCCTTTTTCCCGGCAATGGCAGAGTGAAGAAAAACGTGCTGCCGACACTAACAGTACTCTCAACCCAGATTTGCCCACCGTGCTGATCAATAATACTACGACAGATTGCCAATCCCAAGCCTGTGCCGCCTTTGGTGCGAGAATCAGAGGCATCTACTTGCTGAAATCTTCCAAAGATTGCTTCTAACTTATCTGCTGGGATACCTCGTCCTTGATCCGCGATCTGGAAAAGTACGCGGTCTGTTTGCTGTTGGACACTCAGGGTAATAGTAGAATCGGCAGGTGAAAATTTAATCGCATTACCTAACAAATTGGTGAGTGTTTGCACAATGGCATCAGCAGCCGCCCAAACTTGAGCATTGCTGGGGTGGATCTTAAAGGTAATATTTTGCTGATTGGCGATCGCCTGCACTCCTGCTACTGCTTGTTGAATTAAATCAGCGGCATTGCAGGTGGTTTTTTCTAAGACAGCTCGATCCGATTCTAAGCGTTCCAAATCGAGAATATCGTTGACTAGACGCACTAAGCGATCGCTGTCGATGGCTGCAATCTCAATCATCCGCTTGAATTTGTCTGGTTTTTTGTCGTAGATACCAGTTTGTAGTAAGCCCAGTGCGGCGCGAATTGCAGTTAAGGGAGTGCGGAGTTCGTGACTAACAATGCCAATAAACTCACTCTTCATCAGGTTAATCTGCTCTAGTTCAGTGATATCTTCGGCAATACCAGCAATCCGAACTACCTCGCCTAATTCATTTTTGATTGGAAATGCGCGATCGCGAATCCAACGGATTGAGCCATCAGGCCGGATAATGCGATATTTTTTATCGTATTGCCCTGTTTTCATCTGTTCAATGAGTTCAAGTTCGACGCCCTGGCGATCTTCTGGGTGAATTGCATCTAACCAATCTGAATAGTTGTGATACAAGTCCTCACAACTTTTTTGCCAGATGGTTTGGTATGCATTGCTCACATATAGAACCCATTTGACATCTAAGAAGGTGCTGCAAGCCTCTTAATCATTAGCCTGATGAAGCAGATATTGAGTTTGGCAGTGGCACTAACCAGGGTTCGTTCAAAGTTCTTAACCAGAATTTTACAGCGCTCCATCCAAGCATTGGAGCGTTCGATCACCCATCTAGCTATTGCCGGAACAAATCCAGATTTTCCTTGTGCCGCTTTCTCTTGTTTTGAGGGTTTCGTAGAAAGTTGAAACTGAATTTTGGTCATGATCTCTGGGTAAATTCGCTCTAACTCCTGAGTCAAATATTCTGGGTGATACCCATGATCTAGCAGGATAGTAATCTTGGGAATATCGATAGGTTTTGACTTGAAGTAGTCGATGTTGAGAGTAAACATCTCAATTAATCCGGCATCATCCGAGACATTGGCGCGAGTACAGAGCGTAAAAAAGGGAAACCCAAGGGTGTCAATAGCCAAATGCCTTTTAATACCGTTGGTGGCTTTGTAGAAGCAAAAACCTTTCGACTCCACACTGGCGTTGCAGGTATTTTTCACTGCTTGGGAGTCAATGATGATCAATGTCGTCCAGTGCGGTTTTTTTTTTACCTGTTCACGCACTTGTCCATGTAAGACACTCATCAGTTCCTCAAATACCCCGGCTGCTCGCCACTGTTTGTAGTGCCAATATACAGTGGAATAAGGGGGGAGGTCTTTAGGTAAGTCTTGCCAATTGCATCCATTTTTTAGTTGATAGAGAATTCCATTGAAGATATCTCGCTTTGGCCAGTTGGTCGGTCGAGTCTGCTTCTTAGTCGGTAATATCTCTTGCAATAAGGGTTCAAAAATTTCCCATTCTGCATCAGTGAGGTTGCTGGAATACGCCATTAGTATTGGATTTTAGATGCTGAGGAGTACCTTAATTCAAAACCTCACAAGATGTCAAATGGGTTCTATAGAACTTGCTGATTTTGAATATCAGTCATCCAAAATACTGCTTGGATGTTTTCTGCCAGCTGACGAAACTTTTCTTCGCTCTCGCGTAAAGCTTCTTGAATGCCTTTGCGCTGAGTGATATCTTGGTGAACTGCAACCAGAACGTCGCCGTAGTCGGGATGTCTGAATACAGAAGTCGTCACACTACACCAAAATGGTGTACCGTCTTTTTTAA
It encodes the following:
- a CDS encoding GNAT family N-acetyltransferase; this encodes MPTEEFFVPTLKVLQPGDEPLLEAFLSEHADTSMFLRSNWRAAGLVDQGARFQGTYIAAYINEAIVAVAAHFWNGMVIVQAPVHLAEVVQVAVTQSGHPIAGISGPAAQVEATKSVLGLSNRLTQLDESEILFSLTLADLQIPPALAGKEVQCRLPHADELELLSEWCAAYNIEALGQTETPNLRPACRQVIEARQATSMHWILLAENTPVSYSAFNASLPDIVQIGGVWTPPALRGKGYAKSVVAGSLLEVRSHGVKRAILFTSQDNQAAQAVYRGIGFLPTGEKYGLVLFENTQG
- a CDS encoding response regulator, producing the protein MRLAPEGADLAILTRIVLELLNNACLMYPPTGKEVVMKDQNSAKPRVLIADDEESSRVCLTIVLEDEGWEITQARDGKEALEKVLKSQPNLLILDYQMPELTGAEVYQHLQLHRIKLAVVLISSYTELEKLASSLGIAYFLHKPFDIPKLLTTIQSAYEESIS
- a CDS encoding 3-oxoacyl-ACP reductase family protein, whose product is MAKKLTGKVALVTGGSRGLGAAIAKRLADDGAAVALTYTTSPQKADEVVRAIESAGGRALAIRADSADVEAVKNAVAETVTAFSRLDILVNNAGIATIAPIDQFSLEDFDRLVAVNIKGVFVATQEAIRHMGEGGRIINIGSVNSDLMPVAGGSVYALTKGAIASFTRGLARDLGPRGITVNNIQPGPVDTDMNPADGPFADSIKGMIALQRYGHSDEIAGMVSYLASAEAGFVTGASLKIDGGFTA
- a CDS encoding response regulator, producing the protein MITRQVLIVDDEERIRELVQACLEDLGGWDTLTAASGEEGLKIAQTKPIDAILLDVSMPDIDGFAVYEKLQENSVTQRIPVILLTAKVQGSDRARFAQMGIAGIITKPFEPTSICDEVTKILGWDD
- a CDS encoding sensor histidine kinase, coding for MSNAYQTIWQKSCEDLYHNYSDWLDAIHPEDRQGVELELIEQMKTGQYDKKYRIIRPDGSIRWIRDRAFPIKNELGEVVRIAGIAEDITELEQINLMKSEFIGIVSHELRTPLTAIRAALGLLQTGIYDKKPDKFKRMIEIAAIDSDRLVRLVNDILDLERLESDRAVLEKTTCNAADLIQQAVAGVQAIANQQNITFKIHPSNAQVWAAADAIVQTLTNLLGNAIKFSPADSTITLSVQQQTDRVLFQIADQGRGIPADKLEAIFGRFQQVDASDSRTKGGTGLGLAICRSIIDQHGGQIWVESTVSVGSTFFFTLPLPGKRE
- a CDS encoding response regulator; the protein is MNMLGEVNIIGKTILLIDDELNVRETVEFCLKDLAGWDVVTADSPLEGLQNAVRHNPDAIVLDISIRDMASFEFMNKLRNNPETQAIPVVLLSAKARWLDSQILRQYQVAGVILKPFNPVTLPAQVAQLLGWDFTLLTD
- a CDS encoding IS5 family transposase, with the translated sequence MAYSSNLTDAEWEIFEPLLQEILPTKKQTRPTNWPKRDIFNGILYQLKNGCNWQDLPKDLPPYSTVYWHYKQWRAAGVFEELMSVLHGQVREQVKKKPHWTTLIIIDSQAVKNTCNASVESKGFCFYKATNGIKRHLAIDTLGFPFFTLCTRANVSDDAGLIEMFTLNIDYFKSKPIDIPKITILLDHGYHPEYLTQELERIYPEIMTKIQFQLSTKPSKQEKAAQGKSGFVPAIARWVIERSNAWMERCKILVKNFERTLVSATAKLNICFIRLMIKRLAAPS